Proteins co-encoded in one Garra rufa chromosome 21, GarRuf1.0, whole genome shotgun sequence genomic window:
- the ptafr gene encoding platelet-activating factor receptor, whose amino-acid sequence MIKMMTFGNKSDSYEFIDSKFRYTLFPIFYSLVFIFGLLANCYALYVLHRMRESKAMNEIRIYMTNLTVADLLFVSALPFWIGYYMNEGHWKYSDPLCRITGTFFFINTYCSIFFLTVISVNRYWAVTRPLVAASSDCWKRGAIISALIWCVTLAASVKSLSDEGIPMDKTDNISRCFEGYQNELYSTKYAMAVTHFIIIGLFFLVFLMVILCNISIARALLSQPISQPRASTGKRPGGTKRRALRMLCAVIGVFVMCFLPHHVVQGPWVLSVLYLREDWSKETRQSLNDAHQITLMLMGCNCLVDPLVYCFATTKFRKYIHNHFTRVKTNKHCSRNTLSTAISLKSRHQSER is encoded by the coding sequence ATGATCAAGATGATGACCTTTGGAAATAAAAGCGATAGCTACGAATTCATTGACTCAAAGTTTCGTTACACTCTCTTTCCTATATTCTACAGCCTGGTCTTTATCTTTGGGTTGCTGGCCAACTGCTATGCCCTGTATGTGCTGCACCGTATGCGAGAGTCTAAAGCCATGAATGAGATTCGAATCTACATGACCAACCTGACCGTTGCAGATCTGCTGTTTGTGTCCGCTTTACCATTCTGGATTGGCTACTACATGAATGAAGGTCACTGGAAGTACTCGGATCCCCTCTGTCGTATCACAGGCACATTTTTCTTCATCAACACATACTGCTCTATTTTCTTCCTAACTGTCATCAGCGTCAACCGTTATTGGGCCGTCACCAGGCCCCTGGTGGCTGCTTCTTCTGACTGCTGGAAACGTGGAGCAATCATCTCAGCGCTCATCTGGTGCGTCACTCTTGCAGCATCAGTTAAATCCCTCAGTGACGAAGGAATCCCGATGGATAAGACGGATAACATTTCTCGCTGTTTTGAGGGCTATCAAAACGAGCTTTACTCTACTAAATATGCAATGGCCGTCACGCACTTCATCATTATTGGCTTATTCTTTCTTGTTTTCTTGATGGTGATCCTCTGCAACATCTCAATAGCTCGAGCTCTTCTGTCTCAACCCATTAGTCAGCCTCGAGCCAGCACAGGAAAGCGTCCCGGTGGTACCAAGCGCAGAGCTTTAAGGATGCTGTGTGCTGTCATAGGCGTCTTTGTGATGTGTTTCCTGCCCCACCACGTGGTGCAGGGTCCCTGGGTGTTGTCCGTGCTGTACCTGAGGGAAGATTGGAGTAAAGAAACACGGCAAAGCTTAAACGATGCTCACCAGATCACCCTCATGCTTATGGGGTGCAACTGTCTGGTGGACCCGCTGGTGTATTGCTTCGCCACCACAAAGTTCCGCAAATACATCCATAATCATTTCACAAGGGTCAAGACTAACAAACACTGCTCACGCAACACATTAAGCACGGCTATATCACTGAAGAGCAGACATCAGAGCGAACGCTGA